Proteins encoded within one genomic window of Hermetia illucens chromosome 2, iHerIll2.2.curated.20191125, whole genome shotgun sequence:
- the LOC119648935 gene encoding adrenodoxin-like protein 2, mitochondrial has product MSISVNAIRHSLRMSSFLARTISMSLQSQPTKAAMKYSNQFYNANCMRVFSTTVPNVQKDAEEVEVTFIKANGERVKSKGKVGDSLLDVVVNNSLDFDGFGACEGTLTCSTCHLIFKPADYENLPEKPSDEECDMLDLAYELCDTSRLGCQITLTKEMNGLEVQVPATINDARAVPDS; this is encoded by the exons ATGTCCATTTCCGTAAATGCAATTCGCCACTCTCTGAGGATGTCGTCCTTCCTCGCAAGGACTATTTCAATGTCTCTTCAGTCACAACCAACAAAAGCTGCcatgaaatattcaaatcagTTTTATAATGCAAATTGTATGCGAGTGTTTTCCACGACGGTGCCGAACGTTCAAAAGGACGCTGAAGA GGTTGAAGTAACTTTCATCAAAGCAAATGGGGAGAGAGTGAAATCTAAAGGTAAAGTCGGGGACAGTTTACTCGACGTTGTAGTAAACAACAGCTTAGACTTCGACGGGTTCGGCGCATGCGAGGGGACCTTGACCTGCTCAACTTGCCACCTGATATTCAAGCCGGCGGACTATGAGAATTTACCAGAGAAACCCAGTGACGAGGAGTGCGACATGCTCGACTTAGCTTACGAATTATGTGATACTTCCCGATTAGGATGCCAGATTACGCTGACGAAGGAAATGAATGGGCTGGAAGTGCAAGTTCCCGCCACCATAAACGACGCTAGAGCCGTTCCGGATAGCTAA